One genomic segment of Streptomyces liangshanensis includes these proteins:
- a CDS encoding DEAD/DEAH box helicase, with protein sequence MSVEAGAVGGQSDTARGALEPDEASSAKQPTDTGGYAAGAQVLIRDELWLVRNCTATDRDGWMVEVTGISSFVRGIDATFYDRLDVVQELDPRETELVADDSPNHRRSRLFLEAIMRKTFLPQTEHGLALADNFLMDQQVHQLRPAELALSMKNPQPRILIADVVGLGKTLEIGVLLAELIRRGRGERILVVTPQHVLEQFQRELWTRFAIPLVRLDSTGIQRVQQDIPAGRNPFAYFKRAIISVDTLKSDVYAHHLDNTDWDAVVIDESHNLVNRGTKNNALARLLARKTDALVLASATPHNGDATSFAELVRMLDEAAIANPSQYEVKDLAHLYIRRTKTSAEVRESLKGTWADRGPSLPLHAPATEKERAVLEELATRWIPADPATPSASRHQLVPYRLLKSFLSSHKALLATIKTRMGNLDNPPPDKPDNGSKTRKRPEDPAVREAARKIERAALTDLQHLAEQIEDQDSAKRAALLAELRELGVGTGSDTRVVVFSESIPTLKWLAETVPAALGFRHTASPDEKKPWLGYGGAVQVMHGEASTDQEQQDIVEKFGLRDDPVRILFTGDVASEGVNLHQQCHLLIHYDLPWSLIRIEQRNGRIDRYGQEHRPEFRALILTSDIPWRMDESTGQPRTLDDRLVGEKLLRREEEAHKIEGSAEAVTGLYRAKEEENRLTQDLIAGRTVEESIKQSQQGGAAFLTGLLGQVGAVHEHPEVARAVVPKLFRSTADYFDEALRQISRPNPEDMLSLRRDDDGTIAFEPPRDLLYRLKALPKSYLDEQQILPRKTEPGRMRITFSKDLAGARLKAARETTASQWPNVSYVTDVHPVLDWLTDKVLVEIGRHKAPVLAATVDSPTFLVQGIYSNALGKPTIVEWMAVSGLPGSPHVTALTADVLESYGVGPNMPGRATPRDLPGLNALVPDAIDAAQRQLALLEGAYREQIEETLAPYRKKVTDWRQDALFASARPKEAELDRTAKRQLKLVKSLETAGEPMLRLLAVLEPHTATEGGNER encoded by the coding sequence GTGAGCGTCGAGGCGGGAGCCGTGGGCGGGCAGAGCGATACGGCGAGGGGCGCCCTGGAGCCGGACGAAGCCTCGTCAGCGAAGCAGCCGACTGACACTGGCGGATACGCGGCGGGTGCACAGGTCCTGATCCGAGACGAGCTGTGGCTGGTGCGCAACTGCACGGCCACCGACCGTGACGGATGGATGGTTGAGGTCACCGGCATCTCCTCGTTCGTACGCGGGATCGACGCCACCTTCTACGACCGGCTGGATGTCGTTCAGGAGCTCGACCCCCGCGAGACCGAGCTGGTGGCTGACGATTCTCCGAACCATCGCAGATCCCGTCTGTTCCTTGAGGCGATCATGCGGAAGACGTTCCTGCCGCAGACCGAGCACGGCCTGGCGCTGGCGGACAACTTCCTCATGGACCAGCAGGTCCACCAGCTGCGTCCGGCGGAGCTGGCGCTGTCCATGAAGAACCCGCAGCCGCGGATCCTGATCGCGGACGTGGTGGGTCTCGGTAAGACCCTGGAGATCGGGGTGCTGCTGGCAGAGCTGATCCGGCGGGGGCGCGGCGAGCGGATCCTGGTGGTGACGCCGCAGCACGTACTGGAGCAGTTCCAGCGCGAGCTGTGGACCCGGTTCGCGATCCCGTTGGTGCGGCTGGACTCGACCGGCATTCAGCGGGTGCAGCAGGACATCCCCGCGGGGCGGAACCCGTTCGCGTACTTCAAGCGCGCGATCATCTCCGTGGACACCTTGAAGAGCGACGTGTACGCCCACCACCTGGACAACACCGACTGGGACGCCGTCGTCATCGACGAGTCCCACAACCTCGTCAACCGCGGCACGAAGAACAACGCGCTCGCCCGTCTGCTGGCACGCAAGACCGACGCGCTCGTGCTGGCCTCCGCCACCCCGCACAATGGCGACGCTACCTCCTTCGCCGAGCTGGTCAGGATGCTGGATGAGGCCGCGATCGCCAATCCGTCCCAGTACGAAGTGAAGGATCTCGCGCACCTCTATATCCGGCGCACCAAGACCTCAGCCGAAGTCCGCGAGTCCCTCAAGGGGACCTGGGCGGACCGCGGCCCGTCTTTGCCCCTCCACGCCCCGGCCACCGAGAAGGAACGCGCGGTCCTTGAGGAATTGGCCACGCGTTGGATCCCGGCCGACCCGGCGACGCCGTCGGCGAGTCGTCATCAGCTCGTCCCATACCGATTGCTGAAGTCGTTCCTCTCCTCGCACAAGGCGCTGCTGGCGACCATCAAGACCCGCATGGGAAACCTCGACAACCCGCCGCCGGACAAGCCCGACAACGGTTCGAAGACACGGAAGCGGCCGGAGGACCCGGCGGTACGCGAAGCGGCACGGAAGATCGAGCGGGCGGCCCTGACCGACCTGCAGCACCTCGCCGAGCAGATCGAGGACCAGGACTCGGCGAAGAGGGCAGCGCTGCTGGCCGAGCTGCGAGAGCTGGGCGTCGGCACGGGCTCCGACACCCGAGTGGTCGTGTTCTCCGAGAGCATCCCCACCCTGAAGTGGCTGGCGGAGACCGTCCCGGCCGCACTCGGCTTCCGGCACACCGCCAGCCCGGACGAGAAGAAGCCCTGGCTGGGATACGGCGGAGCCGTACAGGTCATGCACGGCGAGGCCAGCACGGATCAGGAACAGCAGGACATCGTCGAGAAGTTCGGGCTGCGCGACGACCCGGTGCGCATCCTGTTCACCGGCGACGTTGCTTCCGAGGGCGTCAACCTGCATCAGCAGTGCCATCTGCTGATCCACTACGACCTGCCGTGGTCCCTGATCCGCATCGAGCAGCGCAACGGCCGTATCGACCGGTACGGGCAGGAACACCGGCCTGAGTTCCGCGCGCTGATCCTCACCAGTGACATCCCGTGGCGCATGGACGAGTCGACCGGACAGCCGCGGACCCTGGATGACCGGCTGGTAGGCGAGAAGCTCCTCAGGCGTGAGGAGGAGGCCCACAAGATCGAGGGCTCGGCCGAGGCGGTCACCGGCCTGTATCGGGCCAAGGAGGAAGAGAACCGCCTCACCCAGGACCTGATCGCCGGCCGGACCGTCGAGGAGTCCATCAAGCAGTCCCAGCAGGGCGGGGCCGCCTTCCTCACAGGGCTGCTCGGCCAGGTGGGCGCAGTCCACGAACACCCCGAAGTGGCCCGCGCCGTCGTACCGAAGCTCTTCCGGTCCACCGCGGACTACTTCGACGAGGCACTGCGGCAGATCTCCCGTCCCAATCCCGAGGACATGCTGTCGTTGCGGCGCGACGACGACGGCACCATCGCCTTCGAGCCACCACGGGACCTGCTGTACCGGCTCAAGGCACTGCCCAAGTCGTACCTGGACGAACAGCAGATCCTGCCGCGCAAGACCGAGCCGGGACGCATGCGCATCACCTTCTCCAAGGACCTCGCCGGCGCACGCCTGAAGGCGGCGAGGGAGACTACCGCGTCCCAGTGGCCGAACGTCTCGTACGTCACCGACGTCCACCCGGTCCTGGACTGGCTCACGGACAAGGTGCTCGTCGAGATCGGGCGTCACAAGGCCCCGGTGCTCGCCGCCACCGTGGACAGCCCGACCTTCCTGGTCCAGGGCATCTACTCCAATGCGTTGGGCAAGCCCACCATCGTCGAATGGATGGCCGTCTCCGGCCTTCCCGGCAGCCCGCATGTCACAGCGCTGACCGCCGATGTACTGGAGAGCTACGGCGTGGGCCCGAACATGCCCGGCCGCGCCACGCCCCGCGACCTGCCGGGCCTCAACGCGCTCGTGCCCGACGCCATCGATGCCGCACAGCGACAACTGGCCCTCCTTGAAGGCGCGTACCGCGAGCAGATCGAAGAGACCCTTGCTCCCTATCGCAAGAAGGTCACCGACTGGCGGCAGGACGCCCTCTTCGCCAGTGCCCGCCCGAAGGAAGCGGAGCTCGACCGCACGGCCAAGCGGCAGCTGAAGCTGGTCAAGTCCCTGGAGACGGCGGGCGAACCGATGTTGCGCCTGCTGGCCGTCCTCGAACCGCACACCGCCACCGAAGGAGGCAACGAACGATGA
- a CDS encoding serine/threonine-protein kinase, giving the protein MTGTPERIGRYTVAKELGSGGMGEVYLAYTPGGQPVAVKLIRSDKLDPVTRARFEKEALIARTVIGTNRVARFLEADPFADRPWLAMEYVAGRTLLACVDQDGVLPLPLVASLGALLAEGLSAVHAAELLHRDLKPQNVIMGTEGPIIIDFGLGAFMDAAKESLSHSGMIIGTVRCMPPEQASGHPKVTPAADVYALGAVLLYAAARHYPYDGAVWEAVAVQVANPDIGPDLSGVPEGLKPLIASMLAHVPEDRPTLDDVSKACSKLLKAAGKAPADARLALIGHTTAGGTPDAAKEPLSPLFEKLLEDQAEITDDAGLDLPLDSPPGTAEAEETEPEEAEQDEPHPDSAEAVKPKAEPKARPTAVKPPASKRVADELRAEYAADTAL; this is encoded by the coding sequence ATGACGGGGACGCCCGAGCGGATCGGCCGGTACACCGTGGCCAAGGAGCTGGGCTCGGGCGGCATGGGGGAGGTGTACCTCGCCTACACCCCGGGTGGTCAGCCGGTGGCGGTGAAACTGATCCGGAGCGACAAGCTGGACCCCGTCACGCGGGCCCGCTTCGAAAAGGAAGCGCTGATAGCGCGCACCGTGATCGGTACCAACAGGGTGGCGCGGTTCCTGGAGGCCGACCCGTTCGCGGACCGCCCCTGGCTGGCCATGGAGTACGTGGCCGGACGTACCTTGCTGGCCTGCGTGGACCAGGACGGCGTTCTCCCCTTGCCGCTGGTCGCCAGTCTGGGCGCTTTGCTCGCCGAGGGGCTTAGCGCCGTACACGCCGCGGAACTGCTCCACCGGGATCTGAAGCCCCAGAACGTCATCATGGGCACAGAAGGCCCCATAATCATCGACTTCGGGCTCGGTGCGTTCATGGATGCCGCGAAGGAGTCCCTGTCCCACAGCGGGATGATCATCGGGACGGTGCGCTGCATGCCGCCGGAGCAGGCGAGCGGACATCCGAAGGTGACGCCAGCCGCGGACGTGTACGCGCTGGGCGCGGTTCTGCTGTATGCGGCGGCGCGCCACTACCCGTACGACGGTGCGGTGTGGGAGGCCGTCGCCGTGCAGGTGGCGAATCCTGACATCGGCCCGGATCTGAGCGGTGTGCCCGAGGGGCTTAAGCCACTGATCGCCTCCATGCTCGCCCACGTTCCCGAGGACAGGCCGACGCTGGATGACGTTTCAAAGGCATGCTCGAAGCTGTTGAAGGCCGCTGGAAAGGCGCCGGCCGACGCACGACTCGCGCTGATCGGGCATACGACCGCGGGCGGTACGCCGGATGCGGCCAAGGAGCCGTTGTCCCCATTGTTCGAGAAGCTGCTTGAGGACCAGGCCGAGATCACTGACGACGCGGGTCTGGACTTGCCGCTCGATAGCCCGCCAGGAACTGCTGAGGCGGAAGAGACGGAACCGGAGGAGGCGGAGCAGGACGAGCCGCACCCCGACTCCGCCGAGGCCGTGAAGCCAAAGGCGGAGCCGAAGGCCAGGCCCACGGCCGTAAAGCCGCCGGCATCGAAGCGGGTCGCGGATGAGCTGAGGGCGGAGTACGCGGCGGATACCGCGCTTTGA
- a CDS encoding TIGR02679 domain-containing protein, whose product MSLPTPDAYERYRGPEFRRLLGAARRSLERNGGEITGSIGLTNPTIDERNAIIGITGAYRSADVRRVSLPLEALDQNVRNVTGASLRELLGRLGPPLRFRADERSAIDQARQQLLAEGEASTLHVQNPWYKEWLSGLASDGTITGLINKKDERLLIQAIRVLEYLYARASGSPPVMLAALADATTGNTKTLNPGQGSLPTLVLRALATARGVPLAAGAEARRELWDAFDVIVDDLASRVLVLNLPAAGRGLGEWLTDAAR is encoded by the coding sequence ATGAGCCTGCCGACGCCCGACGCATACGAGCGCTATCGCGGCCCCGAGTTCCGCCGCCTTCTTGGGGCGGCCCGGCGCTCGCTTGAACGCAATGGAGGCGAGATCACCGGCTCCATCGGCCTGACGAATCCAACGATAGATGAGCGCAACGCCATCATCGGCATTACAGGCGCGTATCGCTCGGCGGACGTCCGCCGAGTCTCTCTTCCGCTCGAGGCACTGGACCAGAACGTCCGCAACGTCACCGGCGCTTCCCTCCGAGAGCTCTTGGGACGACTCGGTCCTCCGCTGCGGTTTCGAGCCGACGAGCGGAGCGCCATTGATCAGGCCCGGCAGCAGCTGTTGGCCGAGGGAGAGGCCAGCACGCTTCACGTCCAGAACCCCTGGTACAAGGAGTGGCTGAGCGGCCTTGCCTCTGACGGGACGATCACTGGGCTGATCAATAAGAAGGACGAACGCCTCCTCATCCAGGCCATCCGCGTTCTGGAATACCTCTATGCACGCGCCAGCGGTTCGCCCCCGGTCATGCTGGCCGCCTTGGCTGACGCGACCACGGGAAACACCAAGACCCTCAACCCTGGCCAAGGCTCGCTGCCGACCCTCGTACTCCGTGCGTTGGCAACAGCACGAGGAGTTCCGCTCGCGGCAGGAGCCGAGGCCCGGCGCGAGCTTTGGGACGCGTTCGACGTCATCGTCGACGACCTGGCCAGCCGCGTCCTCGTCCTCAACCTGCCGGCGGCTGGTCGAGGGCTGGGGGAGTGGCTCACGGACGCGGCTCGATAG
- a CDS encoding transposase family protein: protein MLVYPSSIDLSSRTLRSLTRQLAARRQEIGTRWRRLPAARQALLALAHLRCGDTYAQLAAGFGIGIATVYRYIREAVKALAALAPSLAEAMKTIRTKAFVILDGTLLPIDRIAADTPYYSGKHKRHGMNVQVLTDPFGRLLWASPALPGSTHDLTAARQHGIIEALADAGLKCWADKAYQGAGGPVRVPFRGRRLKRWKRRHNTTHAKIRCLGERAMATIKGWRLLRKLRCSTNRITNVVKAVLVLYHASA, encoded by the coding sequence GTGCTTGTCTACCCGTCCTCGATTGATCTGTCCAGCCGCACCCTGCGGTCCTTGACCAGGCAACTGGCAGCCCGGCGGCAGGAGATCGGAACGCGGTGGCGGCGCCTTCCCGCCGCACGTCAGGCACTGCTCGCCCTGGCCCACCTGCGGTGCGGTGACACCTACGCCCAGCTCGCCGCCGGGTTCGGCATCGGGATCGCGACCGTCTACCGCTACATACGTGAAGCCGTCAAGGCCCTGGCTGCCCTCGCCCCGTCCCTGGCCGAGGCGATGAAAACGATCCGGACGAAGGCGTTCGTGATCCTCGACGGCACCCTGCTGCCGATCGACCGCATCGCCGCTGACACCCCGTACTACTCCGGGAAACACAAACGCCACGGCATGAACGTCCAGGTCCTCACCGATCCCTTCGGACGGCTGCTCTGGGCCTCGCCGGCTCTGCCCGGCTCGACTCACGACCTCACCGCCGCGCGACAGCACGGCATCATCGAAGCCCTCGCCGATGCCGGACTCAAATGCTGGGCGGACAAGGCATATCAAGGCGCCGGCGGACCCGTCCGCGTACCGTTCCGAGGCCGCCGCCTCAAGCGATGGAAGCGCCGCCACAACACCACCCACGCCAAGATCCGCTGCCTCGGCGAGCGGGCCATGGCCACCATCAAGGGCTGGCGCCTCCTGCGGAAGCTCCGCTGCAGCACCAACCGAATCACCAACGTAGTGAAGGCCGTCCTGGTCCTTTACCACGCATCAGCGTGA
- a CDS encoding tyrosine-type recombinase/integrase → MKRAHGAADLLHPGEDRHSVELVQLLPLGKPALASAGLIKPLEPDAKGRRWEKSRDVMMHALRHLYASMMINGGVDVYTLADRLRHADPAFTLGEYVHRVMGAGSKVRIAVRSAYTGAA, encoded by the coding sequence TTGAAAAGGGCTCACGGTGCGGCTGATCTTTTACACCCGGGAGAAGACCGCCATTCAGTCGAATTGGTTCAACTCCTACCGCTGGGGAAGCCCGCCCTGGCGTCGGCCGGCCTCATCAAGCCCCTTGAGCCCGACGCGAAGGGACGACGCTGGGAGAAGTCCCGCGACGTGATGATGCACGCACTCCGACACCTGTACGCGTCGATGATGATCAACGGCGGGGTAGACGTGTACACGCTCGCGGACCGACTCAGACACGCCGATCCCGCGTTTACCCTGGGTGAATACGTGCACCGGGTCATGGGAGCCGGTTCCAAGGTCCGCATCGCGGTCCGGAGCGCCTACACCGGGGCCGCGTGA